The DNA region AATTAAACGGAATAAGCGTACCGGTATCAGTATCATTAACCATACCTATGGTCCCGCCGGTGTATATGATGAGTATTTTGGTCATGTTTTAGATTTTAAAGATGCTGATAGAATTGGCCGTAGTTACTTCCGCTATTTCTTCCACGCTGGCTCCGTATATTTCAGCAAGCTTCTCTGCAATATGGATCAGATAGCTGCTTTCATTTGGCTTACCCCTGTAGGGTACAGGTGCCAGATAAGGGGAATCCGTTTCCAGCACAATGTGTTTTAGCGGAACAGCTTTCAGCACCTGGTCGAGCCCCGCGTTTTTATAGGTCACCACCCCACCTATGCCCAGATAAAAACCCAACCCAATAGCTTTATTTGCCTGCTCCAGCGTTCCTGTGAAGCAATGAAAAATCCCCCTCAGCAATTCATCCTTTTCCGCTTCCAGTATTTCAAAAATCTCGTCGAAAGCTTCCCGGCAATGAATGACGATCGGCAGATCGAGGTCTTTGGCCCATTTGATCTGTTCACGGAAAGCGGCTTGCTGAAACGGCAATGTGCTTTTATCCCAATATAGGTCTATCCCAATCTCTCCAATGGCATAAATGTCCCGGTCGGCTATGCTCTGGCAGATTTCGTCCAGCACTTCCTCATAATTATCCTTTACATCACAGGGGTGTAAACCAGCCATCGCGAAACAATTTTCGGGATATTGCTGTACCAGGCTATCGATTTTGGCTATCGATGCAACATCAACATTAGGAAGGAACAGGCGTTTGACCTGGTTATCAAAGCAACGCTGCATCAATTGGTTCAGTTTTTCCCCATCCGTCTCGTAATACAGATGTGTATGGGTGTCAGTTAAAAGCATTGGCGAAGTTAATAAAAACCAGCCGAGCTTAACAAATAAAAAACCCCGCCAGTTTAGACCGACAGGGTTTCTTTACCTTTATGATCTGCCTGAAGGCAGTAAATAAGGTTTATTTTTTTACAGTTGGGGCTGGTGTTACCGGAGTAACGGTTGCCCCCGGAACTGTAGCTGGTGCAGCTACCGGCTTTTTGATGTCAGTTAATTCTACTTCAAATACAAGCGGAGAAAAAGGACTGATACCGCCCTGAGGCATACCACCTTCACCGTAAGCCAGGTTAGAAGGAATGATCAAAGTGATCTTTCCACCTTTACCGATCAATTGCAAGCCTTCGTCAAATCCAGGGATCGCACGGCCCAAAGTAATCGGACGTGGTCCGTATTGTGCCATTGCATGGAATTTACCTGTTTCTTTAGCTACTTTTTCATCACTGGTATCGAAGACATTGTCTTTGCCGTCAGATTTTTTAGTAGTTAGTTTACCGGTATAATTCACCATCATGGTATCACCCAGAACTGGCTTAACTGCATCACCGGGTTTGCTGATCACATACTGTAAACCAGAAGCCGTAGTTGTAGTTTTCAGGTTGTTGTCTGCGATATATTTTTTGATCTTTCCGGCTTCAGCACCTTTCTTTTTCTCTATGCTGGCTTTGTAGTCTTTCTCAAAAAATTCTCTTGCTTTTTTCTGGAAGGTGGAATCCGCTTCACCGGCTGCTTTAGCCAATACTTTTTCCACTTTAACCGTAAAAACAATATACTTATCTTTTGTACCCTGAGGTTTTGGCTGTCCGCTGCGCGCTGCCATAGTATCCAGATCCAGTTTAAATGTAGCACTATCGCCTTCTCCAAATAAGGTAAGCACATCGTTCATGTCACCTGCATATACTTTTTTAGCTACAGGGAATACCTGCGGCTGCTCCATATCCCAGGTATTGAACATCACAGAATCTTTTTCACTTTTCTGGATAAAGTTCAATTTTACAATATCACCCTCTTTAATTTTTGTACCTCCGCCATCTTTATGAATGATGTACGAAAGACCTCCCGGACCTTTTTTGTAGTTGTTACAAGCAGCTAAACCAAGTGCAGCTGCGAAAAGAATTACTATACCTTTCTTCATGTGGTTTTTTAAATTATTTTTTTGTTGTTCTAATTTTATTGTAATAATTGGTTTTTATAATCAGTTAAAAGCGCCTTAAATTCCTGAACAGTGTCTACTAAATTCTTATCAGAAAAGCCTCCGGCGGCATTTCTATGCCCACCACCATTAAAATATTTCTTGCAAATCTCATTTGCAGGAAAATCCCCGGTGGAGCGCAAAGATAATTTAACTTTATCAGTTCTTTCAATAATAAATGCAGCCAATTTAATACCATTGACCGACAATGCATAATTCACAATCCCTTCAGTATCACCAGTAACGATCTGGTATTTCTGAAGTTCTTCCTTAGTTACCGTAATAATAGCAGTGTTGAACTCTCTCAGGATCTCCAGCTTTTCGCTTAAACAATGGCCCAGAAAGCGTAATCGGTTTTCTGTGGCATTATCGTATACCAGCTGGTGGATGCGCCAGTGTTCTGCCCCCAGGTCTATCAGATCGGCAGCAATACGGTAGACTGCCGCGTTGGCAGATTCAAACCGGAAGGATCCCGAATCGGTCATGATCCCGGTATACAGGCAGGTGGCAATATCTTTGTTCATCATTGCACCGTCCTCCAGTTCGTTTACAATAAAATCATAAACCAGTTGTGCTGCTGCGCAGGCATTGATGCTCCAGTGGCGGTAATCGTCAAAATCTTCCGGATCCAGATGGTGGTCGATCATAAGCTTATAAGCTTTTGAAGCCCTTACCAGTTCCCCCAGTTCGTTGATCCTGCCGAGTGTATTAAAATCGAGACAGAAAATAAGGGCAGCCTCTTCTACCAGCTTTGCCGATTGCTCCTGTGCTTCTGTATAAATGATCACATCAGAGTTATTGGGCAGCCAGTGTAAAAAGTAAGGGTAATCAGTGGGTGTAATCAGTTTAACGTGATGTCCCCTCTGAATCAGGTAAGCATACAAACCTAAAGACGAACCCATCGCATCACCATCAGGTTTATGATGCGTTGTAATTACAATTTTCTGTGGCGTAGCCAGTAAAGATTTTATTTCTGAAATAGATAGCATAAGTTTCGGCTGCAAAGCTAGTAATTTAATTATATTTAAGGCGCTCCGGTTTATCTCTGTTTCAAACTTTAATATTTAGCGTATAAAACGTAATTTTGCAAAAAATTAATATAAAAGATGAGTACAAACAGAACTTTCACCATGATTAAGCCTGATGCAGTTGCAAATGGCCATATAGGTGCTATAATTAATGACATCACTACTGCTGGTTTTAAGATCATAGCCTTAAAGTACACCAAATTAACACCAGAAACTGCCGGCCAGTTTTATGCTGTTCACAAGGACCGGCCTTTTTATGGGGATCTGGTAAGCTTCATGTCTTCAGGTCCAATCGTTGCCGCTATTCTTGAAAAAGACAATGCTATTGAAGATTTCAGGAAACTGATCGGGGCAACCAATCCTGCCGAAGCTGCTGAAGGTACAATCCGTCAGAAATACGCCAAATCTATTGATGCAAATGCTGTTCACGGTTCAGATTCAGATGAAAACGCACAGATTGAAGGCGATTTCTTCTTTACTGCAGCTGAGCGTTTCTAGATAAAAGAAAAAACACGAAAACGATTAAAATAAGCGCCCCAAAAAGGTGCTTATTTTTTTATAAAGTTTGTACCTTTCGGGCACAACAAATAGAATAAATGAAGAAGATCATCATTACACTTATGCTCCCTCTTTGTGCCGTGGCAGGAAATGCGCAGACTAAAGCCAAAACAGGCACGGCAAAAAAAACAACTGCAACCAGCAAAACCCCGGTAAAGCCTGCCGTTGCGGTGTTTAAAACTACGCTCGACTCTGCAAGTTACGCCTTTGGCAATACCATGGCCAGTAGCATGAAGAACGACGGGCTGAACAGCCTGAACTACGAACTGCTGGTTAAAGGTCTGAAAGATGCTTTTGGCGGTGCAAGTCCACAAATCAGCCCTGAGAAATCGCAGATGGCCATTGCGAACCTGTTTAAAACCGTCAGCAGACAAAAACATGCGCCGGCCATTGCCGCAGGTAAAGCCTTTCTTGAAAACAACAAGAAAAAACAGGGAATACAAGTTACACCAAGTGGATTGCAATATGAAGTGATCAATAGGGGAACAGGCATCAGGCCGAAAGCCACGGATACCGTATTGGTAAATTATAAGGGAACCCTGACCAATGGTAAACAGTTCGACAGTTCTTACGACAGAAACGAGCCACTTTCGTTACCGCTAAACGGGGTTATTGCAGGCTGGACCGAAGGTCTTCAGCTAATGCAGACGGGCTCCAAATACAGATTGTTTATTCCCTACGAACTGGGCTATGGAGAACGTGGTGCCGGAGCCGATATCCCTCCTTACAGCACCCTGATCTTCGAGATAGAGCTACTTAAAGTAAACGGGAAATAAGCGTTTAGAAAACCATTGTCGTAGTTTGTTGTTAATAAATAACATCAAAACTATGAACTTATGACAACGAAAAGATATTTTCCATTGGCCATTATTGCATTCCTTTCTACAACCCTGGCCAGCTGCGAGCTCATCGAAGGCATTTTTAAAGCAGGGGTGTGGACAGGCGTAATTGTGGTTGTACTTGTACTGGCATTAATTATCTGGCTGATCAGTAAAGTTTTCGGCGGATAACAGGCCTAGAGAAATACAATTTCAGTAATCACTTCAGATCCGGCACGTTCATTTATTTTTTGAATGATGCCGGATTTTACCATCAACAGTTCATTCTTAATTACTGAAGATTCAATCCTTACAAAGAGTTTTTTCTGCGAAACATAGATCTGGGTAGTCCGGTTGGCTATTGCTTTCCCCATCAGGTCGGGCCATAGCGCCACAACAGAGGTCTCGTCAAATTTCCCCTTCAGCTTGTATACATTGAGCAGTTTGCCAATGCCTTCTTTTAATGTAATATCGTTAGGCTTACGCATGATTTATTGCTCCATTATTTACTTCAAACAAAGTTACCGGCACATCAATTTTATTAAAAACCGCCAGCAGCCTTTCTTTTCCCGTATCTGTTATAAAAATCTGTCCGAAATCCTGATGTGAGACCATTTCCATCAGTTTCTGCATCCGGTTGTCATCCAGTTTATCAAAAATATCGTCCAGCAACAGCAAAGGTTTAAAACCTTTATATTTCTGAAGATAAGCATATTGAGCGAGTTTAAGTGCAATTAAAAAAGATTTCTGCTGTCCCTGAGAACCAAATTTCTTCAAAGGCATATCCGATATGGTAAATACCAGTTCATCCTTATGGATACCAACCGTAGTCCTTTCCAGTATCTTATCCTTTTCAAAAGACTGCAGCAGCAATTGTTCAAATGCACTATCGTTCAGCTGACTTTGATACAGCAGTGCTACCTGTTCTTTATCATCAGTCAAAAACTGATAGTAATTGTCAAACAATGGGATGAACTCCCCCATAAACTGCTGCCGTTTCGCATAGATCTGCATACCCGATGCCACCAGCTGTTCATTGTAAATTTCCAGCAGTGTGGGATCGTAGCTCCTGGTTACCGCTATCTGCTTCAACAGGGCATTGCGGTTCATTAGCTGCCGGTTGTACATAATCAACTCGTCCAGGTACTGTGTATCCGTCTGCGAAATCACATTGTCCATAAAACGCCGGCGTTCTTCGCTCCCTTCCATAATGATATTGGTATCGTACGGCGATATCATGACCAGCGGGAACAGGCCAATATGACTGGCCAGCTTATCGTATTCTTTTTTATTGCGCTTGAATTGTTTTTTCTGGTTACGCTTAACCCCGCAAGTAATTTTTTCGTTCTTCCCCTGACGTTCAAAATCGCCCTGGATCAGAAAGAGGTCCTGCCCCGATTTGATCTGTTGGGTATCGATAGGGTTAAAATACCCCTTGCACAGGCACAGGTAATGAATGGCATCCAGTAAATTTGTCTTACCAGCCCCATTGTTACCTACAAAAGCATTTACAGTTTTAGAAAAACTAACATTTGCGTCTGTGTAGTTCTTAAAATTAAGAAGGGTAATGTTTTTTAACCACATAGTATCAGTAGCAAAGTTACCGTTTAGCTTTGTGAATACGATGATTTGTTTTTATTGAATTAACGCTCAGTTCATTAATTTTATTTAAATACTTGAAAAAGGGGTTGATACTTTGATGTAAAAACGTATTTTTGCAATCCTTAATTTTTTAAAATAAAATGTCTGTAACAGAAAAAGAAATAAATCAGCCGGTAAGAAAAGGCTCTTTTTTAGAAGAAAATTCGAAAAGCCTTTTATTCATTGCAGGTGCAATTGTTGTATTGATAGCCATTTACTTCTGGTATCAGAATGTATATCTTAAAAACAGGGCCGAAGAAGCTTCTGCAAAAATGTATAAAGCAGAGCAATACATCGGCGGGCCGGATTCCCTGGCCAACAAAGCCATCAATGGTGAAGGCGGTTACCCTGGTTTGGAGAAAATTGCTGAAGAGTACGACAATACCAAGTCTGCCAATCTGGCCAATTTATACCTTGGGGGGATTTACCTACGCAAAGGCGAATACAAAAAAGCCACTGAAGTTTTAGGGAAATACACCGAAACAGGAAGTGCAATTGCAGATCCATTGGCATTAGGCCTTTTAGGTGATGCCTACAGCGAGCTGAAAGATTATAAACAAGCAGCAACTTATTATAAAAAGGCGGCTGACAAAGCCAGCAACAAATTTACCTCGCCTATGTTCCTTAAAAAATTAGGCTTGGTTTACGAGAACATAAAAGATTTTAAAGGTGCAGAAGAAGCCTATACGAAAATTAAGACACAATATCCTGACAGCCAGGAAGCAGCAATGATAGATGAATACATTGCCCGTGTTGCAGGCCAGGTAAAATAAGCCAGACCAAAAAAAATATGGCCTTGTACATGTGAAAATGTACAAGGCTTTTTTTTGCAATTTGTCAAATCTTTCCCAATTTAGCAGACACAAATAAAACCGAATAAGATGTACCGCAGCATAGATGATTTCCTGAAAGACTGGAAAAATGAAGAAGCTTTTACCATTCGCATTTTTGAACTGATCACAGCCGCTACCAAAAGCGAAAAAATTCATAAAGATGTTCGTTCATTGGAACGTTTAGCCTGGCACCTTACACAGACTTTAACTGAGATGGGTACAAAAGCCGGTTTATTTGCAACCGATACGCTTGAGCATGTTGCCATCCCGTCTACCATGGAAGAGGTCATTGCTACCTACAAAAACAATTCGGAGTTATTGGCACGCGCAGTCCAGCTCAAATGGACCAGTTCTTC from Pedobacter africanus includes:
- a CDS encoding TatD family hydrolase; protein product: MLLTDTHTHLYYETDGEKLNQLMQRCFDNQVKRLFLPNVDVASIAKIDSLVQQYPENCFAMAGLHPCDVKDNYEEVLDEICQSIADRDIYAIGEIGIDLYWDKSTLPFQQAAFREQIKWAKDLDLPIVIHCREAFDEIFEILEAEKDELLRGIFHCFTGTLEQANKAIGLGFYLGIGGVVTYKNAGLDQVLKAVPLKHIVLETDSPYLAPVPYRGKPNESSYLIHIAEKLAEIYGASVEEIAEVTTANSISIFKI
- a CDS encoding nucleoside-diphosphate kinase translates to MSTNRTFTMIKPDAVANGHIGAIINDITTAGFKIIALKYTKLTPETAGQFYAVHKDRPFYGDLVSFMSSGPIVAAILEKDNAIEDFRKLIGATNPAEAAEGTIRQKYAKSIDANAVHGSDSDENAQIEGDFFFTAAERF
- the recF gene encoding DNA replication/repair protein RecF (All proteins in this family for which functions are known are DNA-binding proteins that assist the filamentation of RecA onto DNA for the initiation of recombination or recombinational repair.), producing the protein MWLKNITLLNFKNYTDANVSFSKTVNAFVGNNGAGKTNLLDAIHYLCLCKGYFNPIDTQQIKSGQDLFLIQGDFERQGKNEKITCGVKRNQKKQFKRNKKEYDKLASHIGLFPLVMISPYDTNIIMEGSEERRRFMDNVISQTDTQYLDELIMYNRQLMNRNALLKQIAVTRSYDPTLLEIYNEQLVASGMQIYAKRQQFMGEFIPLFDNYYQFLTDDKEQVALLYQSQLNDSAFEQLLLQSFEKDKILERTTVGIHKDELVFTISDMPLKKFGSQGQQKSFLIALKLAQYAYLQKYKGFKPLLLLDDIFDKLDDNRMQKLMEMVSHQDFGQIFITDTGKERLLAVFNKIDVPVTLFEVNNGAINHA
- a CDS encoding tetratricopeptide repeat protein, with the translated sequence MSVTEKEINQPVRKGSFLEENSKSLLFIAGAIVVLIAIYFWYQNVYLKNRAEEASAKMYKAEQYIGGPDSLANKAINGEGGYPGLEKIAEEYDNTKSANLANLYLGGIYLRKGEYKKATEVLGKYTETGSAIADPLALGLLGDAYSELKDYKQAATYYKKAADKASNKFTSPMFLKKLGLVYENIKDFKGAEEAYTKIKTQYPDSQEAAMIDEYIARVAGQVK
- a CDS encoding DUF721 domain-containing protein; this encodes MRKPNDITLKEGIGKLLNVYKLKGKFDETSVVALWPDLMGKAIANRTTQIYVSQKKLFVRIESSVIKNELLMVKSGIIQKINERAGSEVITEIVFL
- a CDS encoding FKBP-type peptidyl-prolyl cis-trans isomerase; its protein translation is MKKIIITLMLPLCAVAGNAQTKAKTGTAKKTTATSKTPVKPAVAVFKTTLDSASYAFGNTMASSMKNDGLNSLNYELLVKGLKDAFGGASPQISPEKSQMAIANLFKTVSRQKHAPAIAAGKAFLENNKKKQGIQVTPSGLQYEVINRGTGIRPKATDTVLVNYKGTLTNGKQFDSSYDRNEPLSLPLNGVIAGWTEGLQLMQTGSKYRLFIPYELGYGERGAGADIPPYSTLIFEIELLKVNGK
- a CDS encoding DHH family phosphoesterase, translated to MLSISEIKSLLATPQKIVITTHHKPDGDAMGSSLGLYAYLIQRGHHVKLITPTDYPYFLHWLPNNSDVIIYTEAQEQSAKLVEEAALIFCLDFNTLGRINELGELVRASKAYKLMIDHHLDPEDFDDYRHWSINACAAAQLVYDFIVNELEDGAMMNKDIATCLYTGIMTDSGSFRFESANAAVYRIAADLIDLGAEHWRIHQLVYDNATENRLRFLGHCLSEKLEILREFNTAIITVTKEELQKYQIVTGDTEGIVNYALSVNGIKLAAFIIERTDKVKLSLRSTGDFPANEICKKYFNGGGHRNAAGGFSDKNLVDTVQEFKALLTDYKNQLLQ
- a CDS encoding FKBP-type peptidyl-prolyl cis-trans isomerase; the encoded protein is MKKGIVILFAAALGLAACNNYKKGPGGLSYIIHKDGGGTKIKEGDIVKLNFIQKSEKDSVMFNTWDMEQPQVFPVAKKVYAGDMNDVLTLFGEGDSATFKLDLDTMAARSGQPKPQGTKDKYIVFTVKVEKVLAKAAGEADSTFQKKAREFFEKDYKASIEKKKGAEAGKIKKYIADNNLKTTTTASGLQYVISKPGDAVKPVLGDTMMVNYTGKLTTKKSDGKDNVFDTSDEKVAKETGKFHAMAQYGPRPITLGRAIPGFDEGLQLIGKGGKITLIIPSNLAYGEGGMPQGGISPFSPLVFEVELTDIKKPVAAPATVPGATVTPVTPAPTVKK
- a CDS encoding DinB family protein — protein: MYRSIDDFLKDWKNEEAFTIRIFELITAATKSEKIHKDVRSLERLAWHLTQTLTEMGTKAGLFATDTLEHVAIPSTMEEVIATYKNNSELLARAVQLKWTSSSLTDLIPMYGDQWAKGKLLQIFILHQAHHRGQMTVIMRVLGLPVPGLYGPSKEEWLEMGLPAMD